A window of Primulina tabacum isolate GXHZ01 chromosome 4, ASM2559414v2, whole genome shotgun sequence contains these coding sequences:
- the LOC142543061 gene encoding uncharacterized protein LOC142543061 isoform X2, with translation MNMETTRFTYNQISEPSFSGILEIHVHHARNIHNICIYDNQDVYAKFSLTYNPDDVLSTRIINGGGKNPEFNEDLIMKINTKNAVLKCEIWMLSRAKNFMDDQLLGFALVPISSVLGKGKVTQDFDLSSTDLFHSPAAADSSTTSELLVDKKISEDYSRIEFPDINVVDENQQMVAEYFDLAKNGRLLKADGLFLCLGAASDVLIDDYQMAGNSSEGYHSASASPDGSIQNSCLHSSTMTCLSGDRNLVETMEKRSQVFSDYSTSLDDNGSIIAETSILKKNDDSQFGNKLNFSSKDVESNIERNKHAAKIASNIKLEAEESAMQQQIVDMYMRSMQQFTESLANMKLPMDLNKPQADEHGDSVQNLNENVEPEDKRKDGSRVFYGSRAFF, from the exons ATGAACATGGAAACCACTCGATTCACCTACAACCAGATATCGGAACCATCCTTTTCGGGTATTCTTGAAATCCATGTTCATCATGCAAGAAACATTCACAACATATGCATATACGACAACCAAGATGTTTATGCAAAATTCTCCCTCACATACAATCCTGATGATGTTCTCTCTACCAGGATCATCAATGGAGGCGGCAAGAACCCAGAATTCAACGAGGATTTGATCATGAAAATCAACACAAAGAATGCTGTGCTCAAATGTGAGATATGGATGCTTAGTAGAGCCAAGAATTTCATGGACGATCAGCTTCTTGGATTTGCTCTTGTCCCAATTTCTTCTGTTTTGGGTAAAGGAAAAGTGACTCAAGATTTCGATCTTTCTTCAACTGATCTGTTTCATTCCCCAGCGG CTGCTGATTCTTCTACCACTTCTGAACTTTTAGTCGATAAAAAGATTTCGGAAGATTACTCGAGGATAGAATTTCCTGACATAAATGTAGTTGATGAAAATCAGCAGATGGTTGCAGAGTATTTTGATTTGGCTAAAAATGGAAGGCTTTTAAAGGCGGATGGCTTGTTCCTTTGCCTTGGGGCTGCGTCAGATGTGCTTATCGACGACTATCAAATGGCTGGTAACTCGTCTGAGGGGTATCATTCGGCTTCAGCATCACCTGATGGAAGTATCCAAAACTCATGTCTTCACAGTTCTACCATGACATGCTTAAGTGGAGATCGAAATCTTGTTGAAACAATGGAGAAAAGAAGTCAAGTGTTCAGTGATTATTCGACTTCGTTGGATGATAATGGATCAATCATAGCAGAAACTTCTATTTTGAAGAAGAATGACGATTCCCAATTTGGAAACAAGCTTAACTTTTCCAGTAAAGACGTGGAAAGCAACATAGAAAGGAACAAACATGCAGCGAAAATAGCAAGCAATATTAAGCTTGAGGCCGAGGAGTCCGCCATGCAGCAACAGATAGTTGATATGTATATGAGGAGCATGCAGCAATTTACAGAGTCTCTGGCAAATATGAAGCTTCCAATGGACTTAAATAAGCCTCAAGCTGATGAACATGGCGATTCGGTTCAGAATCTGAATGAAAACGTAGAGCCCGAGGACAAGAGAAAAGATGGTTCCAGGGTATTTTAT
- the LOC142543061 gene encoding uncharacterized protein LOC142543061 isoform X1, with the protein MNMETTRFTYNQISEPSFSGILEIHVHHARNIHNICIYDNQDVYAKFSLTYNPDDVLSTRIINGGGKNPEFNEDLIMKINTKNAVLKCEIWMLSRAKNFMDDQLLGFALVPISSVLGKGKVTQDFDLSSTDLFHSPAGTIKLSLSLNANTPLNLMSVPFADSAADSSTTSELLVDKKISEDYSRIEFPDINVVDENQQMVAEYFDLAKNGRLLKADGLFLCLGAASDVLIDDYQMAGNSSEGYHSASASPDGSIQNSCLHSSTMTCLSGDRNLVETMEKRSQVFSDYSTSLDDNGSIIAETSILKKNDDSQFGNKLNFSSKDVESNIERNKHAAKIASNIKLEAEESAMQQQIVDMYMRSMQQFTESLANMKLPMDLNKPQADEHGDSVQNLNENVEPEDKRKDGSRVFYGSRAFF; encoded by the coding sequence ATGAACATGGAAACCACTCGATTCACCTACAACCAGATATCGGAACCATCCTTTTCGGGTATTCTTGAAATCCATGTTCATCATGCAAGAAACATTCACAACATATGCATATACGACAACCAAGATGTTTATGCAAAATTCTCCCTCACATACAATCCTGATGATGTTCTCTCTACCAGGATCATCAATGGAGGCGGCAAGAACCCAGAATTCAACGAGGATTTGATCATGAAAATCAACACAAAGAATGCTGTGCTCAAATGTGAGATATGGATGCTTAGTAGAGCCAAGAATTTCATGGACGATCAGCTTCTTGGATTTGCTCTTGTCCCAATTTCTTCTGTTTTGGGTAAAGGAAAAGTGACTCAAGATTTCGATCTTTCTTCAACTGATCTGTTTCATTCCCCAGCGGGTACCATCAAACTTTCGCTTTCCTTAAATGCAAACACTCCGCTGAATCTAATGTCAGTTCCTTTCGCTGATTCAGCTGCTGATTCTTCTACCACTTCTGAACTTTTAGTCGATAAAAAGATTTCGGAAGATTACTCGAGGATAGAATTTCCTGACATAAATGTAGTTGATGAAAATCAGCAGATGGTTGCAGAGTATTTTGATTTGGCTAAAAATGGAAGGCTTTTAAAGGCGGATGGCTTGTTCCTTTGCCTTGGGGCTGCGTCAGATGTGCTTATCGACGACTATCAAATGGCTGGTAACTCGTCTGAGGGGTATCATTCGGCTTCAGCATCACCTGATGGAAGTATCCAAAACTCATGTCTTCACAGTTCTACCATGACATGCTTAAGTGGAGATCGAAATCTTGTTGAAACAATGGAGAAAAGAAGTCAAGTGTTCAGTGATTATTCGACTTCGTTGGATGATAATGGATCAATCATAGCAGAAACTTCTATTTTGAAGAAGAATGACGATTCCCAATTTGGAAACAAGCTTAACTTTTCCAGTAAAGACGTGGAAAGCAACATAGAAAGGAACAAACATGCAGCGAAAATAGCAAGCAATATTAAGCTTGAGGCCGAGGAGTCCGCCATGCAGCAACAGATAGTTGATATGTATATGAGGAGCATGCAGCAATTTACAGAGTCTCTGGCAAATATGAAGCTTCCAATGGACTTAAATAAGCCTCAAGCTGATGAACATGGCGATTCGGTTCAGAATCTGAATGAAAACGTAGAGCCCGAGGACAAGAGAAAAGATGGTTCCAGGGTATTTTAT
- the LOC142543061 gene encoding uncharacterized protein LOC142543061 isoform X3, producing the protein MKINTKNAVLKCEIWMLSRAKNFMDDQLLGFALVPISSVLGKGKVTQDFDLSSTDLFHSPAGTIKLSLSLNANTPLNLMSVPFADSAADSSTTSELLVDKKISEDYSRIEFPDINVVDENQQMVAEYFDLAKNGRLLKADGLFLCLGAASDVLIDDYQMAGNSSEGYHSASASPDGSIQNSCLHSSTMTCLSGDRNLVETMEKRSQVFSDYSTSLDDNGSIIAETSILKKNDDSQFGNKLNFSSKDVESNIERNKHAAKIASNIKLEAEESAMQQQIVDMYMRSMQQFTESLANMKLPMDLNKPQADEHGDSVQNLNENVEPEDKRKDGSRVFYGSRAFF; encoded by the coding sequence ATGAAAATCAACACAAAGAATGCTGTGCTCAAATGTGAGATATGGATGCTTAGTAGAGCCAAGAATTTCATGGACGATCAGCTTCTTGGATTTGCTCTTGTCCCAATTTCTTCTGTTTTGGGTAAAGGAAAAGTGACTCAAGATTTCGATCTTTCTTCAACTGATCTGTTTCATTCCCCAGCGGGTACCATCAAACTTTCGCTTTCCTTAAATGCAAACACTCCGCTGAATCTAATGTCAGTTCCTTTCGCTGATTCAGCTGCTGATTCTTCTACCACTTCTGAACTTTTAGTCGATAAAAAGATTTCGGAAGATTACTCGAGGATAGAATTTCCTGACATAAATGTAGTTGATGAAAATCAGCAGATGGTTGCAGAGTATTTTGATTTGGCTAAAAATGGAAGGCTTTTAAAGGCGGATGGCTTGTTCCTTTGCCTTGGGGCTGCGTCAGATGTGCTTATCGACGACTATCAAATGGCTGGTAACTCGTCTGAGGGGTATCATTCGGCTTCAGCATCACCTGATGGAAGTATCCAAAACTCATGTCTTCACAGTTCTACCATGACATGCTTAAGTGGAGATCGAAATCTTGTTGAAACAATGGAGAAAAGAAGTCAAGTGTTCAGTGATTATTCGACTTCGTTGGATGATAATGGATCAATCATAGCAGAAACTTCTATTTTGAAGAAGAATGACGATTCCCAATTTGGAAACAAGCTTAACTTTTCCAGTAAAGACGTGGAAAGCAACATAGAAAGGAACAAACATGCAGCGAAAATAGCAAGCAATATTAAGCTTGAGGCCGAGGAGTCCGCCATGCAGCAACAGATAGTTGATATGTATATGAGGAGCATGCAGCAATTTACAGAGTCTCTGGCAAATATGAAGCTTCCAATGGACTTAAATAAGCCTCAAGCTGATGAACATGGCGATTCGGTTCAGAATCTGAATGAAAACGTAGAGCCCGAGGACAAGAGAAAAGATGGTTCCAGGGTATTTTAT